From the Manis javanica isolate MJ-LG chromosome 11, MJ_LKY, whole genome shotgun sequence genome, one window contains:
- the LSP1 gene encoding lymphocyte-specific protein 1 isoform X1 encodes MPWQGCQHADGPAGPKLEAPKERATGLATQRSVEDEEEATQGQHRQERDQQLRARDEDEDVEGGHSPEEPEQKLLSLKPVEAPEVDEDEGFSDWSQRPEQRHHGAGETSDRGEPPQEQQEDRASLLACGGQDDSEQGPAGVCLEELHLSPGSEPEEGQGTGGPEPEGPEGAVQGSAVSTEAEEADKQPQDGQQPRMPSPLVLEGTAGEGSPPLSPSTTLIDRTESLNHSLKKSNSVKKSQPTPPISKIDERLEQYTQAIETAGRPPRLVRQPSVELPSMAVASTKSRWETGEVQAQSAAKGPSCKDIVAGDMSKKSLWEQKGGPKISSTVKSTPSGKRYKFVATGHGKYEKVPVDDGSAP; translated from the exons ATGCCCTGGCAAGGCTGCCAACACGCAGACGGCCCAGCCGGGCCCAAACTGGAGGCCCCAAAGGAGCGGGCCACAGG GCTCGCCACGCAGCGGAGTGTGGAAGACGAGGAGGAGGCCACCCAGGGGCAGCACCGGCAGGAGAGAGACCAGCAGCTTCGGGCCCGGGACGAGGATGAGGACGTGGAGGGAGGCCACTCCCCGGAGGAGCCGGAGCAGAAGCT CCTCAGCCTCAAGCCCGTGGAAGCCCCTGAAGTGGACGAGGACGAGGGTTTCAGCGACTGGTCCCAGAGGCCAGAGCAGCGGCATCATGGGGCTGGGGAGACCTCGGACAGAGGGGAGCCCCCTCAGGAGCAGCAGGAGGACAG ggCCTCCCTGCTTGCCTGTGGGGGCCAGGATGACAGTGAGCAGGGCCCAGCTGGAGTCTGCCTGGAGGAGCTGCATTTGAGTCCTGGCTCAGAGCCCGAGGaggggcaggggacaggaggGCCGGAGCCCGAGGGCCCAGAGGGGGCTGTGCAGGGCAGCGCAGTGTCGACAGAGGCTGAGGAGGCAGACAAACAG CCCCAGGACGGTCAGCAGCCCAGGATGCCCAGCCCTCTGGTCTTAGAGGGCACCGCCGGAGAGGGCTCACCTCCCCTGAGCCCCAGCACCACG CTCATCGATAGAACAGAGTCCCTGAACCACTCCCTCAAGAAGAG CAACAGCGTGAAGAAATCCCAGCCCACCCCGCCCATCTCCAAGATCGATGAGCGGCTGGAGCAGTACACCCAGGCCATTGAG ACTGCCGGCCGGCCCCCCAGGCTAGTCCGCCAGCCCTCCGTCGAGCTGCCCAGCATGGCCGTGGCAAGCACCAAGAGCCGCTGGGAGACGGGAGAGGTGCAGGCTCAGTCTGCTGCCAAGGGCCCCTCCTGCAAG gATATCGTAGCTGGGGACATGAGCAAGAAAAGCCTCTGGGAGCAGAAAGGAGGCCCCAAGATTTCATCAACAGTCAAG AGCACCCCCTCTGGGAAGAGGTACAAGTTTGTGGCCACTGGGCACGGGAAGTACGAGAAGGTGCCCGTGGACGACGGCTCGGCCCCCTAG
- the LSP1 gene encoding lymphocyte-specific protein 1 isoform X3 yields MDFLPATASQMRLATQRSVEDEEEATQGQHRQERDQQLRARDEDEDVEGGHSPEEPEQKLLSLKPVEAPEVDEDEGFSDWSQRPEQRHHGAGETSDRGEPPQEQQEDRASLLACGGQDDSEQGPAGVCLEELHLSPGSEPEEGQGTGGPEPEGPEGAVQGSAVSTEAEEADKQPQDGQQPRMPSPLVLEGTAGEGSPPLSPSTTLIDRTESLNHSLKKSNSVKKSQPTPPISKIDERLEQYTQAIETAGRPPRLVRQPSVELPSMAVASTKSRWETGEVQAQSAAKGPSCKDIVAGDMSKKSLWEQKGGPKISSTVKSTPSGKRYKFVATGHGKYEKVPVDDGSAP; encoded by the exons ATGGATTTCCTGCCAGCTACTGCCTCCCAAATGAG GCTCGCCACGCAGCGGAGTGTGGAAGACGAGGAGGAGGCCACCCAGGGGCAGCACCGGCAGGAGAGAGACCAGCAGCTTCGGGCCCGGGACGAGGATGAGGACGTGGAGGGAGGCCACTCCCCGGAGGAGCCGGAGCAGAAGCT CCTCAGCCTCAAGCCCGTGGAAGCCCCTGAAGTGGACGAGGACGAGGGTTTCAGCGACTGGTCCCAGAGGCCAGAGCAGCGGCATCATGGGGCTGGGGAGACCTCGGACAGAGGGGAGCCCCCTCAGGAGCAGCAGGAGGACAG ggCCTCCCTGCTTGCCTGTGGGGGCCAGGATGACAGTGAGCAGGGCCCAGCTGGAGTCTGCCTGGAGGAGCTGCATTTGAGTCCTGGCTCAGAGCCCGAGGaggggcaggggacaggaggGCCGGAGCCCGAGGGCCCAGAGGGGGCTGTGCAGGGCAGCGCAGTGTCGACAGAGGCTGAGGAGGCAGACAAACAG CCCCAGGACGGTCAGCAGCCCAGGATGCCCAGCCCTCTGGTCTTAGAGGGCACCGCCGGAGAGGGCTCACCTCCCCTGAGCCCCAGCACCACG CTCATCGATAGAACAGAGTCCCTGAACCACTCCCTCAAGAAGAG CAACAGCGTGAAGAAATCCCAGCCCACCCCGCCCATCTCCAAGATCGATGAGCGGCTGGAGCAGTACACCCAGGCCATTGAG ACTGCCGGCCGGCCCCCCAGGCTAGTCCGCCAGCCCTCCGTCGAGCTGCCCAGCATGGCCGTGGCAAGCACCAAGAGCCGCTGGGAGACGGGAGAGGTGCAGGCTCAGTCTGCTGCCAAGGGCCCCTCCTGCAAG gATATCGTAGCTGGGGACATGAGCAAGAAAAGCCTCTGGGAGCAGAAAGGAGGCCCCAAGATTTCATCAACAGTCAAG AGCACCCCCTCTGGGAAGAGGTACAAGTTTGTGGCCACTGGGCACGGGAAGTACGAGAAGGTGCCCGTGGACGACGGCTCGGCCCCCTAG
- the LSP1 gene encoding lymphocyte-specific protein 1 isoform X2: MAEAPSHPGSEEQEGLLVEEGTGLATQRSVEDEEEATQGQHRQERDQQLRARDEDEDVEGGHSPEEPEQKLLSLKPVEAPEVDEDEGFSDWSQRPEQRHHGAGETSDRGEPPQEQQEDRASLLACGGQDDSEQGPAGVCLEELHLSPGSEPEEGQGTGGPEPEGPEGAVQGSAVSTEAEEADKQPQDGQQPRMPSPLVLEGTAGEGSPPLSPSTTLIDRTESLNHSLKKSNSVKKSQPTPPISKIDERLEQYTQAIETAGRPPRLVRQPSVELPSMAVASTKSRWETGEVQAQSAAKGPSCKDIVAGDMSKKSLWEQKGGPKISSTVKSTPSGKRYKFVATGHGKYEKVPVDDGSAP; the protein is encoded by the exons GCTCGCCACGCAGCGGAGTGTGGAAGACGAGGAGGAGGCCACCCAGGGGCAGCACCGGCAGGAGAGAGACCAGCAGCTTCGGGCCCGGGACGAGGATGAGGACGTGGAGGGAGGCCACTCCCCGGAGGAGCCGGAGCAGAAGCT CCTCAGCCTCAAGCCCGTGGAAGCCCCTGAAGTGGACGAGGACGAGGGTTTCAGCGACTGGTCCCAGAGGCCAGAGCAGCGGCATCATGGGGCTGGGGAGACCTCGGACAGAGGGGAGCCCCCTCAGGAGCAGCAGGAGGACAG ggCCTCCCTGCTTGCCTGTGGGGGCCAGGATGACAGTGAGCAGGGCCCAGCTGGAGTCTGCCTGGAGGAGCTGCATTTGAGTCCTGGCTCAGAGCCCGAGGaggggcaggggacaggaggGCCGGAGCCCGAGGGCCCAGAGGGGGCTGTGCAGGGCAGCGCAGTGTCGACAGAGGCTGAGGAGGCAGACAAACAG CCCCAGGACGGTCAGCAGCCCAGGATGCCCAGCCCTCTGGTCTTAGAGGGCACCGCCGGAGAGGGCTCACCTCCCCTGAGCCCCAGCACCACG CTCATCGATAGAACAGAGTCCCTGAACCACTCCCTCAAGAAGAG CAACAGCGTGAAGAAATCCCAGCCCACCCCGCCCATCTCCAAGATCGATGAGCGGCTGGAGCAGTACACCCAGGCCATTGAG ACTGCCGGCCGGCCCCCCAGGCTAGTCCGCCAGCCCTCCGTCGAGCTGCCCAGCATGGCCGTGGCAAGCACCAAGAGCCGCTGGGAGACGGGAGAGGTGCAGGCTCAGTCTGCTGCCAAGGGCCCCTCCTGCAAG gATATCGTAGCTGGGGACATGAGCAAGAAAAGCCTCTGGGAGCAGAAAGGAGGCCCCAAGATTTCATCAACAGTCAAG AGCACCCCCTCTGGGAAGAGGTACAAGTTTGTGGCCACTGGGCACGGGAAGTACGAGAAGGTGCCCGTGGACGACGGCTCGGCCCCCTAG
- the PRR33 gene encoding proline-rich protein 33 yields MLIEAGRGPQRPPGPPPPLLPKPGKDDLQLQRLLRKAARRKMTKGGPPTPQGAFRASLSPVSEASHDQETTAPRPAEAPPVRSSLPRSPHPPVIHHVASPLQKSTFSFSLTQRRTLAAHFKAMAPQLAAPTPEHTQSPSTVLAPAVEGAHISQVHIQVVPSPPSGTLEPHQMATEDGPGDQDRDTAPCPPGAQSLIPVAHIHPLPAGTQATSSWPESPPVPGTPPSLQASVPREASTQVVVPIAPTYCSPGPSPYGLPSAAHEAEQMEHPSTVGAVAEVEQVSSPCRAWSPAPASGSDPCPVLRAAPKPWLSGWARLRNQLMEPVEEAPVLGPEHSPERTGHKETGHTSPLPPPPASRASTMWDAVLYRMSVAKARGSPAGPRDRVPTLAGLGRLPFLCRPRFNARKLQEVAARTPLVIPSVLELSPQPKNFNRTAVGWRPG; encoded by the coding sequence ATGCTCATCGAGGCTGGCCGGGGCCCCCAGAGGCCACCTGGCCCCCCACCACCCCTGTTACCCAAGCCAGGGAAAGATGACCTGCAACTGCAGAGACTCCTGAGGAAGGCGGCCCGGAGGAAGATGACCAAGGGCGGGCCTCCCACCCCACAAGGGGCTTTCCGGGCCTCCCTGTCACCCGTGAGCGAGGCCAGCCATGACCAGGAGACCACAGCCCCGCGCCCTGCCGAGGCCCCGCCCGTGCGGTCCTCGCTGCcccgctccccccacccccctgtcaTCCACCACGTGGCCTCACCCCTGCAGAAATCCACGTTCTCCTTCAGCCTTACCCAGCGCAGGACCCTGGCTGCTCACTTCAAGGCCATGGCGCCCCAGCTCGCAGCCCCAACCCCAGAACACACCCAGTCCCCCAGCACAGTCTTGGCCCCTGCAGTGGAGGGCGCCCACATCAGCCAGGTACACATCCAGGTGGTGCCGTCCCCACCGTCTGGGACCCTTGAGCCCCACCAGATGGCCACAGAGGATGGGCCTGGTGACCAGGACAGAGACACAGCCCCATGCCCTCCTGGGGCCCAGTCCCTGATCCCAGTGGCCCATATCCACCCACTGCCTGCTGGGACCCAAGCCACCAGCTCTTGGCCTGAGTCACCCCCTGTGCCCGGGACCCCCCCCAGCTTGCAGGCCTCGGTGCCCAGGGAGGCCAGCACCCAGGTTGTGGTGCCCATAGCCCCTACCTACTGCTCGCCGGGACCCTCGCCTTATGGGCTGCCCTCTGCAGCCCATGAAGCTGAGCAGATGGAACACCCTTCCACAGTTGGCGCTGTGGCTGAGGTTGAGCAGGTCTCCAGCCCATGCAGGGCCTGGTCCCCAGCACCCGCCTCGGGCTCTGACCCGTGTCCTGTGCTCAGAGCCGCACCCAAGCCCTGGCTCAGTGGCTGGGCTCGCCTGAGGAACCAGCTGATGGAGCCAGTGGAGGAGGCCCCAGTCCTGGGGCCAGAACATAGCCCGGAGCGTACAGGTCATAAAGAGACAGGCCACACCAGCCCACTGCCACCGCCCCCTGCCTCCCGGGCCTCTACGATGTGGGACGCGGTGCTGTACCGCATGTCGGTGGCCAAGGCTCGGGGCAGCCCAGCAGGGCCCCGGGACAGGGTGCCCACCCTGGCTGGCCTCGGCCGCCTGCCCTTCCTGTGCCGACCTCGCTTCAACGCCCGGAAGCTGCAGGAGGTGGCTGCCCGGACCCCTCTCGTGATCCCCTCCGTCCTGGAGCTGAGCCCCCAGCCCAAGAACTTCAACAGGACGGCGGTTGGCTGGAGGCCAGGGTGA